In Aspergillus flavus chromosome 3, complete sequence, one genomic interval encodes:
- a CDS encoding fungal-specific transcription factor domain-containing protein — protein sequence MASETTPVDTTTSKAASGDQDAPVEGDSAKRKAEQTNGTHTRTKRNRYISIAWYDPGSGSSDSNPSGEHAISTEQQPHLVHPKGQRSSPMYHAVNHVLIGRYAPNCCNNNFKDSDEFRSMKDQITTLQDQVNSLFSSLNELRSQRSSIESPSFDNFSRDGSQPVFTPMHAGLAKPRLRHPRFHGPTSSTFNFNVARSSLQNMGIAPTEEVITDDLTTAHATPAGSPPHVTPFAPPIHPTKDPIWAIKREDAIRLCQIYEEEIGIMYPLFEIEKVTQQINLLYTFMEAATRTGFAQRALPGSDGLQDDNTNLIKMILATTLVVEGGGQSELGQRLYLSVKPVIESKIWEPLDIRTIQLFGIVATYHFHTDDDAMAYRLIGLSARMCLELGLHRRDALAKSFPNEDQWPEIIKIFWAIYSLDRRWSLGTGLPFVIQDEDIDPNLPEPDASLPYLKCMISYNRISSKIWYSGLGSEGTTDIRRDEIGYLDYQILQWYKHIPEALKFYPVQSPKHGEPVNRGLRRLRVLLYLRMNQLRILIYRPVLHSAASISEDKGHAQTVVDVAKDTVRVLTRLNQTSDIYRTQQITFNYFLVAALAVLFLAVCHAPTEFNRQVRDEFYMALDLVNGFSTKSYVSKRLWKAIKGLRKIGERLGVLVRPFGSDSNDPHSTAAVAMAGLAGHPIEDLSVYGPMNGMNELGNSPLNGLQMSHELTTLFEAVGGFGNFIASSTAQDGMGGFVGPDGEIQNTGEGLSGVLGDDGELSRAIRDLF from the exons ATGGCTTCGGAGACCACTCCGGTAGATACGACGACGTCGAAAGCGGCATCTGGCGACCAGGATGCCCCTGTGGAGGGTGATAGTGCGAAGCGGAAAGCGGAACAGACCAACGGAACACATACGCGCACGAAGCGGAATCGTTATATCTCTATCGCCTGGTATGACCCCGGATCTGGATCGTCCGATTCTAACCCCTCTGGAGAACATGCCATATCT ACGGAACAACAGCCGCACCTTGTTCATCCCAAGGGGCAGCGGTCCTCACCCATGTATCATGCGGTTAATCATGTCTTGATAGGTCGATATGCCCCGAATTGCTGCAACAATAACTTTAAGGATTCGGA TGAATTCCGGTCTATGAAAGATCAGATTACGACTTTGCAAGACCAGGTCAATAGCCTTTTCAGTAGTCTAAATGAGCTCCGCTCGCAGAGATCTTCAATTGAATCGCCGAGCTTCGATAACTTCTCGCGAGATGGATCGCAGCCTGTGTTTACTCCTATGCATGCTGGGCTGGCAAAACCACGTTTGAGACACCCCCGGTTTCATGGCCCCACAAGCTCGACTTTCAATTTCAATGTAGCAAGATCTAGCCTTCAAAACATGGGCATCGCTCCGACAGAAGAAGTGATAACTGACGACCTGACTACGGCTCATGCAACACCTGCTGGCTCACCTCCCCATGTTACACCATTCGCGCCTCCTATCCATCCTACTAAAGATCCCATATGGGCCATCAAACGTGAGGATGCTATACGATTATGTCAAATCTACGAAGAAGAGATTGGGATCATGTATCCACTCTTCGAAATCGAAAAGGTGACGCAACAAATCAACTTACTCTACACATTTATGGAAGCTGCAACCCGCACTGGATTTGCACAAAGAGCGCTGCCCGGCTCAGATGGTCTCCAAGACGACAATACAAACCTTATAAAGATGATCCTTGCAACAACGCTGGTCGTTGAGGGAGGTGGCCAGAGCGAGCTTGGTCAACGTCTTTATCTCAGTGTGAAACCTGTCATTGAGTCCAAGATTTGGGAGCCATTGGACATTAGAACCATTCAGCTCTTCGGTATCGTG GCAACCTACCATTTCCACACGGACGATGATGCCATGGCCTACCGTCTCATCGGGTTATCTGCTCGCATGTGCCTTGAACTAGGGCTGCATCGACGAGATGCGTTGGCGAAGTCATTTCCTAACGAAGATCAATGGCCAGAGATCATCAAGATCTTCTGGGCGATCTATAGCTTGGACAGGCGCTGGAGCCTTGGTACTGGACTACCGTTTGTTattcaagatgaagatattgatcCGAACTTACCAGAACCG GATGCATCGCTGCCGTACCTAAAGTGTATGATTTCTTATAACCGCATCAGCTCAAAAATTTGGTACTCTGGGCTTGGCTCAGAGGGAACAACGGACATACGTCGAGATGAAATCGGCTATCTGGACTATCAAATTCTCCAGTGGTACAAACACATTCCAGAAGCCCTGAAGTTCTACCCAGTGCAGTCACCAAAGCATGGTGAGCCAGTGAACCGTGGTCTTCGACGACTGCGTGTGCTGTTATATTTGCGCATGAACCAGCTTCGCATTCTTATCTACCGACCGGTCCTTCACTCAGCAGCTAGCATCTCCGAAGATAAGGGCCATGCCCAAACTGTGGTGGATGTAGCCAAAGATACGGTTCGAGTGCTTACACGGTTGAATCAAACTTCCGACATTTACCGCACTCAACAGATTACATTCAACTATTTCCTTGTTGCCGCTCTGGCTGTCCTCTTTCTCGCCGTCTGCCATGCGCCGACGGAGTTCAACCGGCAGGTCCGAGACGAGTTCTACATGGCACTCGATCTAGTCAATGGCTTTAGCACGAAATCTTACGTATCGAAACGGTTATGGAAGGCCATTAAAGGCCTTCGAAAAATTGGTGAAAGGCTAGGCGTGCTCGTGCGTCCCTTTGGGTCTGATTCTAATGACCCTCATTCTACCGCGGCTGTCGCCATGGCCGGTTTGGCTGGCCATCCGATCGAAGATCTATCGGTATATGGACCTATGAATGGGATGAATGAACTAGGAAATAGTCCATTAAATGGGCTCCAGATGAGCCATGAGCTAACAACATTGTTCGAGGCTGTTGGAGGGTTTGGCAACTTCATTGCGTCTAGCACAGCGCAGGACGGGATGGGCGGGTTTGTAGGACCCGATGGAGAAATCCAAAACACGGGGGAAGGCCTTTCAGGAGTTCTGGGAGATGACGGTGAATTATCACGAGCCATCAGGGACTTGTTCTAA